The nucleotide window TACTGTTTGCCTCTGACATATGCAATAGATGCTATGCGTATTATTATGATCAAGGGTCAGGGTTTGAATGCCATATCTACGGATTTGATAATACTCTCTCTGTTTGCAGTCATTACCTTTACTTTAGGTGTCCATCTATTCAGGAGGGAAGCATAAAATGAAAAAAATGATAACATTCTCTTTAATCTCTCTTCTATTGCTTGCTATGATATCATGCGCAGAAGGCGCTTCCAATTCCCCGGATAATTATAATGTTCCTCAAAGCTTTGATCTTGGAAAAAGTTACTATACTGTAGAGGGCAGTCCTGATCTTAATGCCAATATTATTGGAAGTAATGAATTTGATAGAGATCAAACGACTACTTTGAATATTAACGTGATGAACAAAGGTAAATTACTAGGTTTCAAGAATGACAAAACTCCTTATGATGCGGACGAAATCTATGCTGCTGGGACAGAAATGAAGCTGGAAAGCAGTATAGTGGACGCTACAAACGTAGTAGCTTCTCTTTCAACAGATCCGAACAGTCCGATTGAAGTCAAATCGGTAAGTCAGGAAATCGGTTCCGTAAAAAGTGGAGAAAACTCAATAGCACCAGCAAAATTCGATATAAAAATAGATAAGAAAGCAAAGGCTGGGGAATACAACCTTTACCTGAACCTTTCCTATGATTACCAGAAAAATGTGCAAATAATGGATCCGGATGCAGTTGCTCAGACATATGATGCAAACCGCTGGTATGGAATGATGAACCAGAATCTGACCTTAAAGGTTAAGGTGAATGATCAGGCTGATTTTGAGATCGTAAACACTACAGGCAGTCTTTCCCCAGGTGGGGAGAATATGATCGATATAACGGTTAAAAACACAGGCGAGGAAGAAGCAAGAAACGTTAAAGCGATAATTAATCCGGCTGATCCTTTAAGCACAACCGATAGTGCAGCATTCCTATCTACTATAGCACCTGGCAGTACGGCCGTTGCAAAAATTAAAATTAAGGCAGATAGCGAAGCTGTGCCCAAAATATATGGAATTGACACGGTTTTAAAATATGAAACTCCGGAAGGTGACATTAAGTATACCGACATCCTTCAGGCTCCGGTAGAAATAAGGGAAGCAGGATTTTTCGAGAAAATCTTTGGATGGATTTAATAATGAATAGTCCTCTCAGGACTATTCTTTCAATTTGAGTGAACTGATTTAACCTCTAGTTGAGAGTTTTTGTTTAGTTCTTCATTGACTGAAAATACAAGAACTCCAACTTTCATACGTTTTAGTTTAATTTTTCATTTTTGTACAATAGATAAAAAAGGATATAAAAATCTAATTTTATATATCTTCCTTACATAAAAAGTAGAATTTACCTTTTTTACTGGTGCACACCTTTTGTCAAAACTTATGTATTTCTCTAAGCATTCCCTGCAATTTGCCACTGGAATTAGTGCAAAATAAGCCAGGAACAAAACGTTCCAGGATTCCAGAAAAGCAGCTGCAAAACTGAGATAGAAAGAACTTATAAACTTCTCAAAATGCAGTACTTTTCTTTATAAATAACCTAGTCAAGACAATAATTTGAAATTTTTGGTTGATTGTATGCAGAAAAACTTGAGATTTAATAGACCTGTTTCCCAATTCACAATCGTTAATAAGAAATAAAATTAAAATATATGACTCGAATTTAAATTTCAGGCGTATAAAGCCTTGTTAACCGAAGGATTTTTAAACTGGACTAACCAAGATAATTTGTTTATCACAGATTTGGGCTTCAACCATTGTTTCTGTTCGTTTCATCACCCATTTCTGTGATAAATATCCAGACAGAACAGAATTCTTCTTATTATATTTTACTTCTTTGGTTCAGTTATCAATTTCCAGGTCAGAAAATCAAGTTGTTATCATTTAAAAATACTGAACATAGTATGTATTATTTAGGTGATAAAATAAGTATAAAATCTTTTTCTCTTCATTTTCATCAATCATGGTAATGATAATGCCTAATAAAACTGTAGCTCAAAAACTAATTAAAATTGTAGCTCAAAATGGAGTTGGTGACGTTCAGCTGGTTCAGATTTCATTAATGGGTTTTTATCCTGGGGTTTATAGTTAATTGGGTCAATAAGTTTATTGAGTGAAATTAATATATCGGCTTTATAGTTAATTGGATTAATAAGTTTTTAGAGTGACCTCAGTAAGTAAGTTGATT belongs to Methanosarcina barkeri 3 and includes:
- a CDS encoding COG1361 S-layer family protein, with amino-acid sequence MKKMITFSLISLLLLAMISCAEGASNSPDNYNVPQSFDLGKSYYTVEGSPDLNANIIGSNEFDRDQTTTLNINVMNKGKLLGFKNDKTPYDADEIYAAGTEMKLESSIVDATNVVASLSTDPNSPIEVKSVSQEIGSVKSGENSIAPAKFDIKIDKKAKAGEYNLYLNLSYDYQKNVQIMDPDAVAQTYDANRWYGMMNQNLTLKVKVNDQADFEIVNTTGSLSPGGENMIDITVKNTGEEEARNVKAIINPADPLSTTDSAAFLSTIAPGSTAVAKIKIKADSEAVPKIYGIDTVLKYETPEGDIKYTDILQAPVEIREAGFFEKIFGWI